Proteins from a genomic interval of Candidatus Bathyarchaeota archaeon:
- a CDS encoding transcriptional regulator, with product MKLPCEVAVKSVVPAIRALLAKELIKTYGMKQREAANLLGITQTAVSKYAHHVRGRILLIEKEKKVETLITKTAALLANGNLNRTALALQICTTCKLVRKKGLMCELCKRVDPTLDIQQCKVCLFLT from the coding sequence ATGAAACTTCCATGCGAAGTCGCAGTAAAATCAGTCGTCCCCGCAATACGCGCCCTCCTTGCAAAAGAGCTCATTAAAACCTACGGAATGAAACAAAGAGAAGCAGCCAACCTACTTGGCATAACCCAAACAGCTGTAAGCAAATATGCTCACCATGTAAGAGGAAGAATTCTGTTGATAGAAAAAGAAAAGAAAGTTGAAACACTAATTACGAAAACTGCTGCCTTACTAGCTAACGGCAACTTGAACAGAACAGCGCTTGCACTACAAATCTGCACTACATGCAAGCTTGTACGAAAAAAGGGTCTTATGTGCGAGCTGTGCAAACGCGTGGATCCAACTTTAGACATACAACAATGCAAAGTATGCCTTTTCCTCACGTGA
- a CDS encoding L-threonylcarbamoyladenylate synthase encodes MLKATLKNVRAAAKIVKKGGLIVYPTDTVYGLGCDPFNVSAVEKLIHVKGTRDKPLPILAYSLNDINRVAEPSEKARRIGEKFWPGPLTLILPRKRPSNLVTFSLTTIGVRIPNHKVALKLIRLSGGLLIGTSANKTGAQPPSTAAEVYEQLNGKVDMILDGGMVELGVSSTILDLTCERLKVLRKGPVNLEDIMESFEKSV; translated from the coding sequence ATATTAAAGGCAACGCTCAAGAATGTCAGAGCTGCCGCAAAAATCGTCAAGAAAGGTGGATTAATTGTTTATCCAACAGACACCGTTTACGGTCTAGGCTGTGACCCTTTCAACGTTAGCGCCGTTGAGAAGCTTATCCACGTAAAAGGCACACGAGACAAGCCCCTGCCCATTCTTGCATATAGCTTAAACGACATTAATAGAGTAGCGGAACCCTCTGAAAAAGCCAGAAGAATTGGTGAAAAATTCTGGCCTGGACCTTTAACTCTAATATTACCCAGAAAACGTCCTTCCAACCTTGTCACATTTAGTTTAACGACCATTGGTGTTAGGATACCGAATCACAAAGTTGCACTCAAGCTTATAAGATTGTCAGGTGGGCTTCTCATAGGCACCAGCGCTAACAAAACCGGGGCGCAGCCTCCATCTACTGCTGCTGAGGTTTATGAACAATTGAATGGGAAGGTGGATATGATTCTTGACGGCGGGATGGTTGAACTCGGAGTTTCTTCAACTATTTTGGATTTGACTTGTGAAAGACTAAAGGTTTTACGCAAGGGTCCTGTAAATCTTGAAGATATAATGGAATCTTTTGAAAAGTCCGTTTGA
- a CDS encoding isoaspartyl peptidase/L-asparaginase yields the protein MNVQRPTIIVHGGAGEWRPKRREAGIIGVKEAAKSGFDFLKQNGNALDAVESAVMSMEDNEIFNAGLGSSLALDKRIEMEASIMDGKTLSAGAVGLVSDVKHPVHLARIVMENTDHIFIVGQSAEKLAEIFSLERRNPNTNLREKYWRELKNKMTQDELSYLPKLSELLKSHPNLFNLDTVGAVAVDEEGNVAAATSTGGISLKVPGRIGDSPLIGCGNYADNEAGACSATGIGEIAIRLVLAKSTCDLVRIGQTPQKATESSIQEVNRRMQNVSNQMGLIAVDSEGRIGAAHNSHHLVWAYMTPQIRSPKAFLRAEILKTPV from the coding sequence ATGAATGTGCAGAGGCCGACGATAATAGTTCACGGTGGTGCCGGAGAATGGCGTCCAAAAAGACGAGAAGCAGGCATCATAGGGGTTAAAGAGGCAGCAAAGTCTGGGTTTGACTTTTTGAAACAAAACGGGAACGCTCTTGATGCCGTGGAGTCCGCAGTTATGTCAATGGAAGACAATGAAATCTTCAACGCAGGGTTAGGGTCATCGTTAGCCCTCGATAAACGTATCGAAATGGAGGCTTCCATAATGGATGGCAAAACACTATCGGCAGGAGCGGTAGGACTAGTAAGCGATGTCAAACATCCCGTACATTTAGCTCGTATTGTCATGGAAAACACCGATCACATTTTCATAGTGGGACAAAGCGCAGAGAAATTGGCTGAAATTTTCAGCTTGGAACGGAGAAACCCAAACACTAACCTTAGGGAAAAGTACTGGCGCGAATTAAAGAACAAAATGACACAAGACGAGCTTAGCTATTTGCCAAAGCTGTCTGAGTTATTGAAATCGCATCCCAACCTTTTTAACCTTGATACTGTCGGCGCAGTTGCAGTCGACGAAGAAGGCAACGTGGCAGCGGCAACATCTACAGGTGGGATTTCTCTAAAAGTTCCAGGACGCATAGGAGATTCACCTTTGATAGGCTGCGGCAACTACGCTGATAACGAAGCAGGCGCATGTTCAGCCACGGGAATAGGAGAAATTGCCATTCGACTCGTTCTGGCGAAAAGCACGTGCGACTTAGTACGCATAGGACAAACGCCGCAGAAAGCCACCGAAAGCTCAATTCAAGAGGTAAACCGTAGAATGCAGAACGTTTCCAACCAAATGGGTTTGATAGCTGTTGACTCTGAAGGCAGAATTGGCGCAGCACACAATTCGCATCACCTGGTTTGGGCTTATATGACGCCTCAAATTCGTAGTCCAAAAGCCTTCTTAAGGGCGGAAATTTTGAAGACCCCTGTCTAG
- a CDS encoding redox-regulated ATPase YchF, translating into MSIAGKKTRPYSIGIVGKPNVGKSTFFSAATLAPAEIANYPFTTIKPNLGIGYIRTPCVHEEFNVKDNPVNSLCLDGVRLIPVELIDCAGLVPGAWQGRGLGNQFLDEIRKADALIHIVDAAGATDIEGKRCKPGTHDPLEDARFLEVEITMWIANILKRDWAKMARTIESGGAGVDLLSQLEERLSGLSIKRGHIFEAIRQSGLNADKPASWSEEELLKFIDTLRRIAKPMLVAANKIDLPTAEENVERLKQQDYFVISCSAEAELALRRATEKEWIDYKPGDCNYNILKPAVLTETQQKALQTIKERILTPFGTTGVQEAINAAYFKLLNCIVVYPVEDIEKLSNHKGEVLPDAYIVPYGTTARQLAYLIHTELGDNFIYAVEVREKKRIGEDHVLKDRDVITIVSAKKRA; encoded by the coding sequence ATGTCCATAGCGGGCAAAAAAACTCGACCATACTCTATTGGAATTGTCGGTAAACCTAATGTAGGCAAATCAACATTTTTTTCTGCCGCCACATTGGCACCTGCAGAGATAGCTAATTACCCGTTTACCACCATAAAGCCGAACCTGGGGATTGGATACATTCGCACACCCTGTGTTCATGAAGAATTCAACGTAAAAGATAACCCCGTCAATTCGCTATGTTTGGACGGTGTGCGACTCATCCCTGTGGAGTTGATTGACTGCGCTGGATTAGTGCCCGGAGCATGGCAAGGACGTGGACTAGGAAACCAGTTTTTAGACGAGATTCGAAAGGCTGATGCGCTAATCCACATTGTTGATGCAGCTGGGGCCACAGACATTGAGGGCAAAAGGTGCAAGCCAGGCACACATGACCCCTTAGAGGATGCGCGTTTCCTTGAAGTTGAGATTACAATGTGGATAGCTAATATTTTGAAACGTGATTGGGCAAAGATGGCAAGGACCATTGAATCTGGAGGGGCAGGAGTTGATTTGCTTAGTCAGCTTGAAGAGAGATTAAGCGGCTTATCTATTAAGCGTGGACACATTTTCGAGGCAATTAGGCAAAGTGGGTTAAATGCTGATAAACCAGCTTCGTGGAGTGAAGAAGAACTTCTCAAGTTTATAGATACCTTAAGAAGAATTGCAAAGCCTATGCTAGTTGCAGCAAATAAAATTGACCTACCCACAGCTGAAGAAAACGTAGAGCGATTGAAACAACAAGATTATTTTGTGATTTCATGCAGTGCAGAGGCTGAACTGGCATTACGTAGGGCTACAGAAAAGGAGTGGATAGATTACAAGCCGGGCGACTGCAACTATAACATTCTTAAACCAGCCGTCCTAACCGAAACACAGCAGAAAGCCCTTCAGACAATTAAGGAAAGAATCTTAACCCCATTCGGCACCACGGGAGTACAAGAAGCCATAAACGCAGCATACTTCAAACTTCTAAACTGCATAGTTGTCTACCCAGTAGAGGACATAGAGAAACTCAGTAACCATAAAGGAGAGGTTTTGCCTGATGCTTACATTGTTCCTTACGGAACAACCGCCCGGCAGCTTGCCTACCTTATCCATACGGAACTTGGCGACAATTTCATCTATGCCGTAGAAGTGCGCGAGAAAAAACGCATAGGTGAAGACCATGTATTGAAAGACAGGGACGTAATCACTATTGTAAGTGCCAAAAAAAGAGCCTAA